A genomic region of Bos indicus x Bos taurus breed Angus x Brahman F1 hybrid unplaced genomic scaffold, Bos_hybrid_MaternalHap_v2.0 tig00002091_arrow_arrow_obj, whole genome shotgun sequence contains the following coding sequences:
- the LOC113888813 gene encoding antigen-presenting glycoprotein CD1d-like: protein MSGTGLRAERGSRAGKGDDARGGRAETDAPRKAGSLIHQPENLLLPAFSCLAPGDRARFRASRHHPFFPNLTVCFFLFSFLLPSVLSLPCPRLLRSVFSPAPHMSFPFQFLQISSFSNRSWTRTDGLAWLGELQPYTWRNESNTIGFLKPWSRGTFSDQQWEQLQHTLLVYRSSFTRDIWEFVEKLHVEYPLEIQIATGCELLPRNISESFFRAAFQGKDVLSFQGMSWVSAPDAPPFIQEVCKRLNQDQGTKETVHWLLHDIWPELVRGLLQTGKSELEKQVKPEAWLSSGPSPGPGRLLLVCHVSGFYPKPVRVMWMKGEQEEPGTRQGDVMPNVDSTWYLRVTLDVAAGEAAGLSCQVKHSSLGDQDIILYWDGNHVSRGLIVALVLLVFVLLFVGGLVFWFRKHRRYQDIP from the exons ATGAGTGGAACTgggctgagggcagagagagggagcCGAGCAGGGAAAGGGGACGACGCTCGCGGTGGGCGGGCGGAGACTGATGCACCTCGAAAAGCCGGGAGCTTGATCCACCAGCCCGAGAACCTGCTACTCCCTGCCTTCAGCTGCTTGGCCCCTGGAGACCGAGCTCGATTCAGAGCGAGCAGACATCACCCTTTCTTCCCAAACCTaactgtttgtttctttcttttttccttccttctcccttctgtACTCTCCCTCCCGTGCCCCCGGCTCCTCCGATCTGTATTCTCTCCAGCCCCGCACATGTCTTTCCCCTTCCAGTTCCTCCAGATCTCCTCGTTCTCCAACCGCAGCTGGACGCGCACAGACGGCCTCGCGTGGCTGGGGGAGCTGCAGCCCTATACTTGGCGCAATGAATCGAACACCATCGGCTTCCTGAAGCCTTGGTCTCGGGGCACATTCAGCGACCAGCAGTGGGAGCAGCTGCAGCATACACTTCTGGTTTATCGCAGCAGCTTCACCAGGGACATCTGGGAATTCGTCGAAAAGCTGCACGTCGAAT ATCCACTTGAGATCCAGATAGCTACAGGATGTGAGCTGCTCCCGAGGAACATCTCAGAAAGCTTCTTCCGCGCAGCATTTCAAGGAAAGGATGTCCTGAGTTTCCAAGGAATGTCTTGGGTGTCAGCCCCAGATGCCCCGCCTTTTATCCAGGAGGTCTGCAAGAGGCTCAATCAGGACCAAGGGACCAAGGAAACGGTGCACTGGCTCCTCCATGACATCTGGCCCGAGTTGGTCAGAGGCCTCTTGCAGACCGGGAAGTCTGAGTTGGAGAAGCAAG TGAAGCCGGAGGCTTGGCTGTCCAGTGGCCCCAGTCCTGGGCCTGGCCGTCTGCTGCTGGTGTGCCACGTCTCAGGATTCTATCCAAAACCTGTGCGGGTGATGTGGATGAAGGGCgagcaggaggagcctggcactCGGCAAGGAGACGTCATGCCCAATGTCGACTCGACTTGGTATCTGCGAGTAACCCTGGATGTGGCGGCTGGGGAGGCGGCTGGCCTGAGTTGCCAAGTGAAGCACAGCAGTCTAGGAGACCAGGACATCATCCTGTACTGGG ATGGGAACCATGTCTCCAGGGGCTTGATTGTTGCCCTGGTACTACTGGTGTTCGTCCTTCTGTTTGTTGGAGGCTTAGTCTTCTGGTTTAGGAAGCACCG CCGCTATCAAGATATCCCATGA